The DNA region catttaaaaaataaatacaaaatagggCCTAGGACTAATTTATGTCGCGGTTCGATTTTGTCTGCTACAGTATATTAGAATTGGTTGGTGGCATGCGTTGGAATGTAAACTTAATTTGCATACCATGATTCTCTTCCATTATAAGTTGTTTGTTTCCGTCAgtaagacattttatttttagaaagttATTATGTATTAAGTCTAAGGAGTATTTAATTCTATATATCAATGTTACGATGATTCTGTGAACATGTTATACCATTATATTAAATCGTCGATTATAATGGTTGGAAGGTGCTTATGATGTACATGTACAAGTTAACATAGTTATTCGATTCAGGTATATTTAACGTTGATTTTAGTGTTAactgttaataatattatgtaatgaGATTGGTTTACCATATAGTGTTGGTTAATGTTTAAGTTCATTACAAAACAAGTGTGAAACGTTATATCAATGTTCTAATATCTATTAACTGTATTTCCAGTTCTTGTAAGAATAACATAGGTAAATATATGCACATACGGAAGGAGATCAATAATAAAGTTTTCTGTGGCAACAACCAACACAGTGTTTCTGAATAATTTCTGCGTCGGTTATCCTTCAAAGAGGCGGGCCTCATACACTTACTGTTTGGTTGAAGCTAAcctataggctaggccctaaTCAATGACAATAATATCGGATCATCCTCAAATCGAATCacgacattttttttaatgaaacatgTAACCATATAGGCCAAATACATAGTTCATAGGATGTATACAACAGGTCTGCTGGTGGTAGTCATTCTCCCTATATGTACGTACCTGTAAAGATCAAATCCTGCCGCTTTTGCTGACCCTCGTGTTGGGGCATGAGCACCGTCTCTACATTTCAAAAACTTCAAAACAATTCTTTCTTTTGAAGCCGAATCTCCAGCAGCCGCACTATCATCAACATGTAGTCGTTTCATTGGGGAATTTGGAGCCATTTCTAACTTTCGGGATAGGATAATTATTTGCTTTCTTTCAACTTTCTTGACACTGTCAAATTGATGAAGTCCCCTCAATAATTGAGCTGGTGGCAAAAAGAACGAATTTGGCGCGAATTTATTGACCTGTACCGGAAGCAACGACAAGAATTTGCGTAAGGTCAAGAACATGTCTACAAAAAAGTCTACATAAATTGTCTACAAACACGATTTTCACAAATACTTTAACTTCTAAATAATACATAACTTAATCCTGGTAGTATTTAACAACACCAGAATGGGCTCCAACCAGCTCCAAGGCGAAGAATATAAGCGTCGCTTCATTCAGGAGTTAATTCACAGAATTtccgatgaaataaaaataaaagcgaGCGCCCTCTGGAATTTTGTACAGATATGGATTAATTGTAGAAAAGGCCAATTGGAAATgtattgaaaaatatattaatccaatcataaataaatttaaacgtCATCATTTGTATTAAATTCTAATTAAAATAACAGAATAGTGTACAACTTTGAGTATTAACATTATACACGCTGTCATAATAACAATAGGTAATCTTAGACAACTTTGGCGTTCCATAGGCTTACATGACGTCACCATATCGCTAGGTACTTCCCCTTTTACACTTTTGATTTTGAAGTGTGACAAGTTGCATGTTGTAAACAGTTAGTATACAAAATGCCTTTGATAATTCTATGTGGTTATCCCAGCAGTGGGAAAACTAAACGATCAGAAGCTGTCAAAGTATACTTTGAAGAAAAACACTGCAAACGGGTAACAGTCATAAGTGATCATTCAATTGGGGTAAAACGAGACCTAGTTTATAGCGGTGAGTGTCAGAAAATTGATGAAAGgcttttgtttttaaacattacatttaaaacaCTAACACTAACAGTACTTTTAATAACAGAATTtcaaaaataatgtgatgtaaAAATGTCAACAGTGTTATATAGCCTACTGCagtaacattttaacattatatgaaattaatttatatgaaattaaaattatagaATATCAATTTGGCTTAATTAATTACAGAATTATAGACAATCTGTACTGCATGGCTTATTAATTACTCTACATTTATTTACAGATTCAAAAGAAGAAAAGGATACACGCGGGTCACTTAAATCTGGAGTGCAAAGGTAAGACTGGCTAAAGGAGAGTTATTCTAGATAATAAAgttcaattcaaatttattgtaaaatacATAAGAAGTAATTGAATTGGATtcatatataatatgtaaaaacattaaataaaaagtatgaattatgatttagtttagtttttataatactttatcatttaaaaagtttgataaattataataaaaataagtacaccaagtaaaataataattactgtattattacacaatacaaatattttgacaccaaaattcaaatctacattaaaatatacagtatttaacacTTAATACATTTACCAATAGATAATTTTTTAGttacattaacatttattttattttcagagcCATTTCAAAAGATGATGTTGTAATTGTTGattcattaaattatataaaaggTATGGAACAAAAAAGattatgaatttaatttttaaattcaacataATAAGGCCTACTTCATCATATTCATATATACAttcgttacatttttttttttttccattttaaaaaagcAGTTTGTACACTTTTTTTTCGATTTCaagaaaaatatattgtatCTGGGAATTACTTTTTTTCACGTCAAAAAAATAAGTGTTATTGTTCATTATTACATTTCGAAAATTAGTCAAATTTTTAGGCCAGGCCTCCAATGTCTCCCTGACCTCCAAGCTGACCTGCTAGCTGAAGAAGACTCGGCCAGTCCGTCCCCACACAACCTCAAAatggcctacctagctaggcctagctttaacTATGCTAGCGCCTTTCTCTAGACAAATATTATGTTAAGGCCTACTCGTCGTATGTATATAAAACATCAAAACTATAATACCTAAGTTAAAAAcgcataggcctagctaggccaaaCACAACGTAACGTTTTTTGACGTACGACGATGGCTGAATTTTATTACTGCCGCGGCTTGTGATACGTCGATCATAACCAATAAACTTGCAAGGTGACTCAacaagcccggttagctcagtcggtagagcatgagactcttaatctcagggtcgtgggttcgagccccacatTGGGCGCACTTTTTTTCCTTTACAAAAGAGAATGTTTTTTTTAGtctgaataatttattttgtttaaagtgTATCTATCgttaaatttatgttttatttttacttttaacaaatatattagattttttttaatttcaggtTTTCGATACGAGTTATTTTGTGTCGCAAAGTCTTCTCAAACTCCTCATTGTATTGTAAGTTTGTATTAATATTGGTAATGAATAATCCAATCTAGTGTGTGTATAAACTTAATCTTTAGAAatttctataaattatatttgtagATTCATTGTGAAGTCAACGCACAAACAGCTAAAGAATGGAATGCGATAAGACCAGAAAATGAGCAGTATAGCAATGAAATGTATGGAGATTTTCACATATGCATATTAtgctatttattttaataccaAATCCAACTAGTAAAAAGCAGTTTTCTATTCTTTATTACCAGTTAAAACAAACTGTTTAAATATATTGTCCTagaaaattagtttttttagtttgaaaaaaaacttttaagtgaatgggtttttggttaaatttaactcttatttgtatttttataagcaaaataatttttttgggcaaaattgaataattttattcaaactgtaaaatgtaatacaattttgttttctgtttagCTTTGATGCTTTAGTAATGAGATTTGAAACACCAGATTCGAGGAACCGTTGG from Antedon mediterranea chromosome 2, ecAntMedi1.1, whole genome shotgun sequence includes:
- the LOC140039992 gene encoding protein KTI12 homolog → MPLIILCGYPSSGKTKRSEAVKVYFEEKHCKRVTVISDHSIGVKRDLVYSDSKEEKDTRGSLKSGVQRAISKDDVVIVDSLNYIKGFRYELFCVAKSSQTPHCIIHCEVNAQTAKEWNAIRPENEQYSNEIFDALVMRFETPDSRNRWDSPLFTISPDDDLPGQQIYDAVFLRKAPPPNMSTVSQPLSSTSFLHELDKITQDIVMALLNAQKTSFPGDEISLPKAADKIKLLRHVTASELRRWRQQFISYTKQHPVEDTGVIPNMFVQYLNNSLV